AATGTTCTTTCGGGGCAAATAGTCGATCATGGGAGGTAGAGTTGAAAGTTGGGGTAAAAAGTTGACTCTTTCGACTAACTTCAAACGGTTCGTGGCATCCGAAATGCAACGAAAACATCGACAAACTGTCCTGGAAGCAATACATTCATCTGCCACTGTGAGACGCACCTTCTTACTCAAAGCCAACCCTTCTCATTACTGTGAAGTTAGTACATGAGAGAGCCGAGTACATGAAAAGTGAACGGACCCCAAATTCTCTCAGTACTCCGAATATTTCCAATACTCCGAATACTCACAATCTCTcctaattaataaaaaaagcgCTCACCGCTGGGATTGAACTCGGGCCATCTCACTTACCAGTCCACAATAATTCTTCTGATCTAAATCGTTCATACCGATTAGAAGGTAATTGTCGTACACTTTTAACTTAGCGTATGTTCCATATAATAAGATATTAATTATCAGATAAGATTTTATTAGGCAGGCAGTtacccatgtcttattatactcgtttgaaagcaaACGAAATTCGGAGTATTGGAAATATTCGGAGTACTGAGAGAATTTGGGGTCCGTTCACTTTTCATGTACTCGGCTCTCTCATGTACTAACTTCACAgtaatcatgtccggagcgatagcggaggacttgacgcagtctaacttccaaaaaaagaacgaagaaatttttttgagacgcggcaactatatatagacgagaatttaagtttggATGGTAATAATCGAACGTTATTAGTTTTGGGTTgagcgttaaaaataattccatttaccaatatttccatctaattggtaccaatttgaTGGTAATAACGGTAGcgagaattaaaatatttgtaaagggaaaaattccaatggtcgtcgatcaaaaaatattggtcgaatataatttcccatttaagtttctttcctttggcctgtatcaccacaaatcctattttatcttattcgcgcttcaaatacgagcaaaacgagctatcactcgactatgtaactttaaaattgccggagatacatcgttttgaagttggtcattttcatacaaaatgcaccaaattaacgttttccaaacaatcaaaatctttcaacttactctgtatgtttctatctatctgtctatctatcgacggtcgatctcggaaactagtcagccaatctccatgaaattttgcaggaacctcagggtgggcatacaaatgaaaatgtgacacgccattaccccaggaaaaaccagaattttgttttattggcctcgaagtggtttctgagtgtgattttcgagggtcgggaacgcgttttcggctgtagcttagctgtattgaaacctacagaggcgtgcgacccatcaaatgaaaggtattcgtaacacgattcgaacaaaaaaataattaaaaaaatcggggcagattcgtttgagctagagtgaccaaattttgagctactcgagcgtaggatgaaaggactaatatttttttgggttatgagagatagagaattactttcttcggcaaagtctcagagttttacgagtagaacagaggggcatatgtgaaaaatgtcgaaagttggaaatgggtgggtcaattagggttttagagatatttcttgaatggtggcagatagagaattactttcttcgagACTTTAGGCTGTATGGGacctgaaacaaagaaattcattgagaaattaggaaaaattatAAAGGCCACTTCAGGGGAACCGCGATCAATGGATTatttattgcagaaaatttcaattgcgatACAAAGAGGCAACGCTGCGTGTATTTTGGGGACTTTGGGAACGGATagagtagatgatttttatgttttgtaacctttgatttttgaaaagatcgtttttttacgggCTGCATCATTGTgagcagccttttttttcgcatatttaaaaaagagaactttcttcgtcaaattttcgattttcgtcaaattttcgattttcgtcaaattttcgattttcgtaaaattttcgaatttcgtcaaattttcgattttcgtcaaatttttgattttcgtcaaatttttgattttcgtcaaatttcgaatttcgtcaaattttcgaatttttgttataaactgttataaaaaacagtgttctaaaacttctaaaacgactgatatcccatcatcggcgatatcattcattttagaaattgtacttcaaagactgcgtcacacttttctcgaagagatttttgttgggatctcTTCTTGACGATAGTCCCACTTTTTCCAGAAAGGATacgaagttatcatcgaaaatgtatCACTTTTTCGCTCAGCTTTGTGTCGATTCGTCTTAAGAATGAAGAAAGAGGATGTTTTATGAAGAAAGGGATATTCGAGGGGATATtgttagattttttgtgaaaaagaatATTTAGACAAAAAATAGGACGTCTGGGAACTCTACAGTAAACATATCTTGGGACGAACGATGAAACTGAGACATCTATGTAGCCAAACTGACAAAAATATCGGAATACAATAAAACTCTTTGTGAAACATTTCCCTTTAGAAAAAAATGCAGAAACAGAGCGTAATGTATCAATATCTGGCTGCGATAATTGGTAATACGTTTGCATAGAATTGTCACAGATACTTTAACATCAACACATTTTCCATTCTATCATTCTGCACCACCTGCCAATCAGTTGGCTTATTTAAATTGACCGATGGAATGCTAATCGGTTGGATGTCACCCAATAAAAGTCTACTGGAGTCCGACGAAACGCCATTAACTTTCGGTAAACTCAATGAGGAACAAACTACATGGATTTCATCAATGATGCCCATTGGTGGTACGACTGGTACCATAGTTTTCGGTTTCATTGTGAACAAGTTTGGACGGAAATTTCCTTTGATTGCGTTGATCGTTCCATCGATAGTAAGTCCGTCGTAATCAATGTGTTCGACATGCAGCTTGgctgaaatgaattttcttgatCAGATTGGCTGGCTGCTACTCATATTTCCACAAAACGTCTACTATTTTTACCTGGCTCGATTCGTTCAAGGATTCACCATTGGTGCATCGTATGTTGTCACACCCGTTTATTTATTAGAAATAGCTGATGATCGGTAAGATGTCCATTGGAAGTAATTCAAATATTCCAAAAGTCATTTGCTGGTTAATCAGGGTACGTGGTCTTTTGGGTGCGTCCCTTATAATCAATGAGAACATTGGCGTTTTGCTGGGATATGCATTGGGAGGCTTTTGCCATTACAGCATACTACCAGCGGTTGCAATTGGCCTAAATGTGTTGTTCGTGGCATTTTTCGTTTGGTTTCCGGAGACTCCAGCTTTCCTTTTGAAACAAGACAAAATATCGGTGAGTTAATGTGAGCGAGTGCCAGCAAAATATGTCAGTCAGTGGTGGGATCCTGATTAAGTGTGCTAGGGGAAAAGAACTAGGGAAAATCCTGCACCAGACCAGAAATGTGCGATTCTTCCGCCTTTCAATATCGGATTTCCCGTTTTCTTTGGAACCTCATCCTTGTCTACTAACAATCGCGAAATGTTCATTATCTCAGCTCTTATCGTTGTGGCAACTTGTTCGATGAAATTCACTCCCAATCGTATCATACGGGACCTTATTGTCTCGCACCACAAGtccaaaatttttgcatttgaaCCATCCCTTGCCTTTTTGCTGGTCGGGACACCAATCTTGTGGATGACTTTTCGATCCACAATTCTTGCATGAGCATGGTGCGGTTGCTGACGATGATTTGGACTTGTACATTGTTTCGTAGACTTTCagcttaaggcccgtcattgggaaatggcAGGACAGTtttccgaaaatgtatggaaaattttatcacaaaaattcaccgaaaagattcaaagaaactcacccatgatgctttccattgtattcgtgcaccgtctctttatgtccccaaggcatatttgaacactaaaacacttttcactcgatgcaaaaacaaaaagttttttttttgttttgtcgggACAAAAacccagaaaatatttcgacacaactgtgacactccgctattataaggactagaatgaatgtttgctgtgttcacttcggcggtaaaatattttcattcaaaaaagtgtccgacccttcaacgatggtagacatttattaaaattgtaacctctcccacttctttagtaagctaacaagacttcgctgagtctaattatgccacctcttcgaccaaaaatatcggctgaggtcgaataattctccgctgagctttaacaaacctccgctgagctctaataattctccgctgagctttgacaaacctctaatgatctctaataattctccgctaggcttcagtaagagtccgtcagaccttagcacgttgtatcagcggatacctcataattgttgctatgatttaataagactccacttagctttggcagatctccgctgagtgtccgattcgctccattaagccttcctgcaacttccttaggcctaacggacacttcctgaagcctagcggagaattattagagctcagcggaggtttgttaaagctcagcgaagaattattagaactcagccgatatttttattcaaagaggtggcataattagacttcgcgaagtcttcttagcttactaaagaggaacgaacatttatttacgctcagcgcagtcttacgagaggctaaatttttaataaatgctctcccatcgttgagagaatgtccgctgagctctcgtaaagctttaaaaagtggtcgatgagcattattaaatgtatacgcttccctttgtcaaccgtttgatgattgtttttaaatgtccgacacttttttgaatgaaaatattttaccgccgaagtgaacacagcaaacattgattctagtacttatagtagcggagtgtcacagttgtgtcgaaatattttctgtgtttttgtcgcgacaaaacaaaaaaaaaactttttgtttttgcatcgagtaaaaagtgttaaggcccgtcattgggaaatgacaggacagtttcccgaaaatgtatggaaaattttatcacaaaaattcaaagaaactcacctcatatgctttccattgtattcggtcatggtctctttaggtcgccaaggcatatttgaacactaaacactttttactcgatgaaaaaacaaaaagtttttgttttgttttatcgcgacaaaaacacagaaaatatttcgacacaactgtgacactccgctattataagtactagaatgaatgtttgctgtgttcacttcggcggtaaaatattttcattcaaaaaagtgtccgacccttcaacgatggtagacatttattaaaattgtaacctctcccacttctttcgtaagctaacaagacttcgctgagtctaattatgccaactctttgaataaaaatatcggctgaggtcgaataattgtccgctgagctttaacaaacctccgctgagctctaataattctccgctgagctttgacaaacctctaatgagctctaataattctccgctaggcttcagtagtagcaaggcaatgaagctaagcgaacactcaataagcatcagcggatacctaataattgttgctatgatttaataagactccacttagctttggcagatctccgctgagtgtccgattagctcagcggaggtttgttaaagctcagcgaagaattattagacCCCGAATACAAtagaaagcataagaggtgagtttctttgaattttttcggtgaatttttgtgataaaattttccatacattttcgggaaactgtcctgtcatttcccaatgacgggccttagtTCATCCAAATTTTTCGCATCGTACCAAACACAACAGCTGCCTTTCATTGTATTACCACACAATGTGTATGTTCAACCACGTGcaaccattttcaaattttcgactgCTCGTGCTTTTCCAATTCCTTCTGCTTTGCTATCTCTTCACTCTTTCTGCTTTACAATCTTTAGTCCCTGCTTTagtctgaattcacagtcatccgttttgcATCCGTGTATATGACAAAACGGATGACTATGAGGCCACCTTTACGCTTTACAATCTTTTCGTTTCACAATCTTCACGCCTTACACTTCGCTATTGCTCGTTTGTAACGGTTCTATCTTttcacttcaatatttgcattTTCACTCAATTCTCCAATTTTGCTCCAGTATTTTTCACTCAACGTCTTTGTTCGACCAGTTATGAGCCCCCATGTTACATGGGTCATGTAGGATAGTAGACAGAAAATATGGAAGAAATACATTCACAAAGCTGCCACTGTTTGACGCTCCTTCCTTATAATGAAATAGTgatccaattttttaaatcagttttttacaCTATCCGCATGATCTGCCGATTGTATCGGATTGGTCTTTGAGTGTCGAAAGTGTAAGCTCCCaccgaaatcagttttttCGTAAGTGGGTAAAGGGACAGgcgtcacacttccactgtGAGTGGTTTCTAGGCGATTTTCATTTCCTTCTACTTATACAAAAGTCAATGGCCCATCCATTTGGTTTGCCTCTGATTAAATCAAGCTTATTTGAAGCTCTAGTTGTTCTCACTCGCTCATTGACAATAGATCGGACATGCTAAGATCAGATATTTTGTTAGCAATCagaaaaatcaattcgatTCTACCGGAATGTACGAAACAGCCCAGACGACGCAGATGATGTCGTTGAACTGGTAATGGGCAAattaaaacgagccatcacaTCGATGGACTCCGCAAATGTTGATGGAAATCGATTGAAAATGTCAGATGTAACGACCCGACCAGGCAGCAAAGCTTTGCTCATTGCAACAGTTTTGGTGATGTTGAGTCAGCTGAGTGGCGTCTTTGCAATGTTAAACTATGCATCGGACATATTCAAGAAGTCTGGATCGAAATTGTCACCAAATTTGTCATCCGTCCTCGTGCAAGGTGTTCAAACTGTTGGCGTATGTGTTGTTTCTACCCTAGTCGAACGAGCTGGACGAAGAGTGAGAGCACTTCCATTTTGATTGCTCTTTTTCTTGGAATTTAACATCTTCTTTGTATTGCAGTTCCTTTACTTAACATCGACCATAGGAACAGCACTTGGTTATGTAGTTATGGGCGTGTATTTGCTGCTGAAATTCACGGGCTATGAAGTCGAACCATTCAATTGGATTCCAATGGGTGCTCTTTGACACTCTCTGTCATCATTTTCTGATTTAATATTACTTTCTTTTGGCTAGTATGCGTTTCGTACATTCTCTTCATTTCATCGTGGGCCGTTTCGTCGCTTACCTTCGCAGTTTCAGCTGAGCTATTGCCACAAAAGTTAAGAGAATTAGGCATAACATACTGTGCCATTCTGTTAGGGGTATGAATAAGTCAGACTAAGAAAGGTTCTTGGACGTAATGATCGAAATGTCTTATTTTTTCGTTTGCAACAGCTTCTTGCATTCCTTGTTCTTAAATTCTACATAGCTTTGGGAGATGCAATCGGAGAGCACAACCTGATGTTTATCTTTGCCGGTGCTTGCGTTTTAGGTGCCATATACATACATGTTGCTCTGCCAGAAATAAAGGGCAGAAGCTATGAAGACATCATGAATAAGTTGCGCTGAAAATCGTGTGACTGTGATTGTGGCTGACTCTAAATGAATAGAGTTAGAATcatgcaattttttgaatcattttttttaggttGTGATATAAGCTCTTGTGGAAGCcatagaagaaaaattttgtagaatcttttcattaatttataaatttaacttttctcattttattttgtaatattttcttcaatccCTTTTCCTTTATGCTTTTTACCATGTGCGCAAATCATTTGGTGAGCTTTTGAACTTTTGAATACTGGGTTTCTCCCTCACACGCGTGCAATGTTAGGAGGGCAGTTGTGTATAGTGTTaaaagagaatgtcaaaaagagtgtGCACATTCACCAttcgagctcagttaaattaactggtttgttcctagttaactggacttttacatacaatttttgacgtatcacccaTCGAAACCAGTTAAGCAACTGgtcatttttctctcttttacgctcttttaacactgtattGAAAAGCAACATTTCTGTTTGTCTGATTTTCGTAAACCCCTTCCCCCTTTGAAAGTGCGCAAGAAATTCTTTGTCGAACAATAAAGCGAAAATTCTACCAAAACCAGTATTTCAAGATAAATCAGGTCACAGAGAAAgaataaaaacatagctaacgcctatttgtatcaaaagcctttactgagaaactcttcatttcttttacttcattctctacagtgttcaaagagagttctcattttgacatatcacccatcgagatcagttaatttaactggttttttcccctgtttttacgctctttgaacactgtctactgaaaagctattcgcgctttaaaatcacttgcattatccactctttgccttgttatcatatacaaataaattgccggaggcaatatagacagccccgtaagaagtcaactttcataaattcctatttaaacacccatataccgctatatttacctatattttcctataaataaacatttcacatatgaatatgctattatatagctctatatgcctgtatatagctcaatatatgtgaatatagatatatatagatgtccatatatggaatgcctgaaacaccccacacacatagagggattcttttgaaaaacagcctaccgaaatcggacgcattttctattggaattttttatatgtgcctagaaaggacttcgaccctagaagccaaaaccactttcaaaaaaattcttcgaagtttgtgtggctggtcaaaggtgagcaaaaaccgaaaaattgcaattttcttacaaaaattgctccagttacacgagccgtacagggtcgtgtggggtgtcattagaaaggtaatcacacgtactattgagccgaatagggtcttattgggtttaaaattcatccacactgaaatatgtgcagataaagtttttaaccgaagacgtacactgttcttactgaaatttctcgaggtacacaaaatgtacatggtcgtgtggggtatcatttgaaaggtaattttatgtgcttttgagcaaaatagagactaatgtggtttggatgcatctatgatgaaatatggacacttaaacatttcaacttctttttcatcgcatatgtatCCAAACcatcaatagtacatgtgattacctttctaatgacaccccacacgaccctgtacggctcgtgtaactggagcaatttttgtaagaaaattgcaacttttcggtttttgctcacctttgaccagccacacaagcttcgaagaatttttttgaaagtggttttggccactagggtcgaagtcctttctaggcacatataaaaaattccaatagaaaatgcgtccgatttcggtaggctgtttttcaaaagaatccctcataacaaattacttctctgttaacagaaactctctaagtatcattttccccaagatatatcacttttattaaaatccaatatggccaccggcagtcattttgttaggagaccagaaattttatcgaagctttacattcgttaataccttttaaacaaaaaaaaattcatgaaattcggtcaaaatttactcgagatattgacaaaatactccacctTCActctacggccgagtagcctcatataagctcactccaagagacctagctcacgctccggagaacataatttccctgattggtacggtcaatacctatctaataaagctaaaacagacgaaatatgttcaaatgtggccgacctacaagcaaaaactgcttgccgccctgtgcctgttccacaccaaggggtctaactcacgagtcggtcatccgatttccataaacttttttttgtcgatcggtattgtaaataccttttatttgacgtatcacttccaagggtaacgtttgaatgtccggagatatcttcgaaaaaccgtaaagcacttattgggttacagctcgggaggggtcgatccaaaatcactcatcttcgaacttagcctgtcttttgacattaccaaacgggaaaaaaaagaattttcaaaatcggatgcgttttactcaagttatcgtgcagacggacagacggacattattttttcactgatttggcatctctagacaaccacaataggtttccccttactcagggagttcAATTTGACGTGTTACAAACcaatgcgtaaacctataagaccacAGTACTTCGTGCGGgtctaaaaacaatttttgattggACTTCCAGGTACGTAGAGCTAGAAGACTTTAGAATCGAGTGTTCCGTCCAAGGTCGACCAACATTTGTTCTAGTCTGAATATTTacttcaaatttgaaaatgctcTGACAGCAAGTGCTACAAGCAATAGGCTTCTTCCAACCTCAAATTAAATGTCAAACCGGCATTCATAGAGCCATAATCTCAACACTATTAACAATGCAATATTGtcaaaaaataacaaagaaaaataagttgtggttatggttctatggatgacATCGGTTCGTGttcggttcattttgttcggagggat
The sequence above is a segment of the Bradysia coprophila strain Holo2 unplaced genomic scaffold, BU_Bcop_v1 contig_70, whole genome shotgun sequence genome. Coding sequences within it:
- the LOC119083823 gene encoding facilitated trehalose transporter Tret1-like; amino-acid sequence: MQKQSVMYQYLAAIIVGLFKLTDGMLIGWMSPNKSLLESDETPLTFGKLNEEQTTWISSMMPIGGTTGTIVFGFIVNKFGRKFPLIALIVPSIIGWLLLIFPQNVYYFYLARFVQGFTIGASYVVTPVYLLEIADDRVRGLLGASLIINENIGVLLGYALGGFCHYSILPAVAIGLNVLFVAFFVWFPETPAFLLKQDKISQSEKSIRFYRNVRNSPDDADDVVELVMGKLKRAITSMDSANVDGNRLKMSDVTTRPGSKALLIATVLVMLSQLSGVFAMLNYASDIFKKSGSKLSPNLSSVLVQGVQTVGVCVVSTLVERAGRRFLYLTSTIGTALGYVVMGVYLLLKFTGYEVEPFNWIPMVCVSYILFISSWAVSSLTFAVSAELLPQKLRELGITYCAILLGLLAFLVLKFYIALGDAIGEHNLMFIFAGACVLGAIYIHVALPEIKGRSYEDIMNKLR